One genomic window of Solanum dulcamara chromosome 10, daSolDulc1.2, whole genome shotgun sequence includes the following:
- the LOC129870027 gene encoding putative UPF0481 protein At3g02645, whose translation MYKQTNQRERGMAHSIEMTSIDDQIPLLPRTKKDEIEERWKVNDHLIDIDEMFEDLNNSSIKSRTIFKVNMGLRQSNPAAYTPKMVSIGPYHKKNPQLGPMKEYKRLYLRRFLLRKEGVDMESCISELEQLKEKALKCYDDIEDIDTDKFCKMLLLDGCFVVEFIRERCQMYPEGEEEIINFAGYICHQIFRDLMLVENQLHHMTKQDDELPLAKLANVSFIFFIDLPNMIRVSFRETECNAENIKHLLHLVHLFSCHGRNTMKKYSKYDITRQKAIPNATELSEAGVSFVKVGYSHKEDNHGDNTSFFDIRFENGLMKIPYFEIFDYTETFLRILVAYEQQSSDVLSTYFSDYVTFLDHLIDSDKDVNLLRQKGILENWMGEDKQVASLFNRIGNGVGVYSNFYYNEEFKRAIEHCEKPWNSMKANLKHNYFSSPWVGASTVAAIIILILTTIQTILAFTGPVKK comes from the exons ATGTATAAACAGACAAATCAAAGag AAAGGGGGATGGCACACTCCATTGAGATGACCTCAATAGATGACCAAATTCCACTTCTTCCTCGAACTAAAAAAGATGAG ATAGAAGAAAGGTGGAAAGTGAATGATCATTTAATAGATATTGATGAAATGTTTGAGGATTTAAACAATTCTTCTATTAAATCACGTACCATATTCAAAGTAAACATGGGGCTACGTCAATCAAATCCAGCTGCTTATACACCAAAGATGGTCTCTATAGGTCCTTACCATAAGAAAAATCCTCAACTTGGTCCAATGAAAGAGTACAAACGATTATACCTACGACGATTTCTTCTACGAAAAGAGGGGGTTGATATGGAAAGTTGCATCAGTGAATTGGAGCAATTGAAGGAGAAAGCACTAAAGTGTTACGACGATATAGAAGACATCGACACTGATAAATTTTGCAAAATGTTGTTGCTTGATGGCTGTTTTGTGGTTGAGTTTATTCGAGAGCGTTGTCAAATGTATccagaaggagaagaagaaattatCAACTTTGCTGGTTACATATGTCATCAAATATTCCGAGACTTGATGTTAGTAGAAAACCAACTTCATCACATGACAAAGCAAGATGATGAATTACCATTGGCAAAACTGGCGAATGTTTCgtttatcttttttattgacTTGCCAAACATGATAAGAGTATCCTTTAGAGAGACAGAATGTAATGCAGAAAATATCAAACATTTACTTCATCTAGTACACCTATTTTCATGTCATGGCCGAAATACCATGAAAAAGTACTCGAAATATGACATAACGCGACAAAAGGCGATTCCCAATGCAACAGAGCTTTCTGAAGCTGGAGTTAGCTTCGTTAAAGTTGGTTATTCTCATAAAGAAGACAATCATGGGGATAACACAAGTTTCTTTGATATAAGATTCGAGAATGGATTGATGAAAATCCCGTATTTTGAAATCTTTGATTATACGGAAACCTTCCTACGAATTCTCGTTGCTTATGAACAACAATCATCTGATGTACTATCTACATATTTCAGTGATTATGTAACTTTCCTGGATCATCTTATCGACTCAGACAAAGATGTGAATTTGCTTCGCCAGAAAGGAATCCTAGAGAACTGGATGGGAGAGGACAAACAAGTGGCTAGCCTCTTCAACAGAATAGGAAATGGGGTTGGTGTTTATTCCAACTTCTATTACAATGAAGAATTTAAAAGAGCCATTGAACATTGTGAAAAGCCATGGAACAGTATGAAGGCAAATTTGAAGCATAATTATTTTAGTAGTCCTTGGGTAGGAGCTTCCACTGTGGCAGCCATCATAATCCTCATACTCACAACTATACAAACTATTCTAGCTTTCACAGGTCCCGTTAAGAAGTAG
- the LOC129870026 gene encoding UPF0481 protein At3g47200-like isoform X1 produces the protein MLEISISEVEVRSLLKELELKKTGMTHSIEITSIDNQSPLLLPTEKEDEIEEGGKVDHLIDIEETKKCVNQIFDKMFEDLDNLSIKSCTIFKVNVGLRESNPDAYTPKMVSIGPYHKKNPQLDSMEKYKLLYLRRFLQRNEKLDVECCINELEKLKEEALKCYADVGDSDNDSHEFCRMLLLDGCFAVEFIRECSEMCPPVEEKIINIDDVICYQIVRDLMLLENQLPFFVLNKLFHMTKQDDELPLAILANDTFNYFGDMPKLTHASIIKEIECNAGNIKHLLHVVHIFSCHGNPMKKSKFGIMWHKIMPNATKLSEAGVRFAKVGYATNLFDIKFENGLMTIPYFQVEDGTETLLQNLIAYEQQSSDVQPKYFSDFATFMDYLIDSDADVTLLRQEGIIENWIGDDKEVASMFNKMRNKVRVYSNFYYNEEYINAVEHCEKPWNKMRAKVMHNFFNKAWAGASTVAAIIVFTLTIIQTILAFVGGVR, from the exons ATGTTAGAAATCTCCATATCAGAGGTTGAAGTGCGATCTCTATTAAAG GAATTAGAGTTGAAGAAAACAGGAATGACACACTCCATTGAGATTACCTCAATAGATAACCAAAGTCCATTGCTTCTTCCAACTGAAAAAGAAGATGAg ATAGAGGAAGGGGGGAAAGTGGATCATTTAATCGATATAGAGGAGACAAAGAAATGTGTAAAtcaaatatttgataaaatgtTTGAGGATTTGGACAATTTATCAATCAAATCATGCACAATATTCAAAGTAAACGTTGGGCTACGTGAATCAAATCCAGATGCTTATACACCAAAGATGGTAtctattggtccttaccataaGAAAAATCCTCAACTTGATTCAATGGAAAAGTATAAACTATTGTACCTACGACGATTTCTTCAACGAAATGAGAAGCTTGATGTGGAATGTTGCATTAATGAATTGGAGAAATTGAAAGAGGAAGCACTAAAGTGTTACGCTGATGTAGGAGACAGTGATAATGATAGTCATGAATTTTGCAGAATGTTATTGCTTGATGGTTGTTTTGCGGTTGAGTTTATTCGAGAGTGTTCTGAAATGTGTCCACCagtagaagaaaaaataatcaatattGATGATGTGATATGTTATCAAATAGTTAGAGACTTGATGTTACTAGAAAACCAACTTCCTTTCTTTGTCCTCAACAAGCTCTTTCACATGACAAAGCAAGATGATGAATTACCATTGGCAATATTGGCTAATgatacatttaattattttggtgACATGCCAAAATTGACTCATGCATCTATTATTAAAGAGATAGAATGCAATGCAGGAAATATCAAACATTTACTTCATGTAGTACATATATTTTCATGTCATGGGAATCCCATGAAAAAATCAAAGTTTGGGATAATGTGgcataagatcatgccaaatGCAACAAAGCTTTCTGAAGCTGGAGTTCGATTTGCAAAGGTTGGATATGCAACGAATTTATTTGATATAAAGTTCGAGAATGGATTGATGACAATACCTTATTTTCAAGTTGAAGATGGTACTGAAACGCTCCTGCAAAATCTCATTGCTTATGAGCAACAATCATCTGATGTACAACCTAAATATTTCAGTGATTTTGCAACTTTCATGGATTATCTTATTGATTCAGACGCAGATGTGACGTTGCTTCGTCAGGAAGGAATTATAGAGAATTGGATAGGAGATGACAAAGAAGTGGCTAGCATGTTCAACAAAATGAGAAATAAGGTCCGCGTTTATTCTAACTTCTATTACAATGAAGAATACATAAATGCAGTTGAACATTGTGAAAAACCATGGAACAAAATGAGGGCAAAGGTGAtgcacaatttttttaataaggcTTGGGCAGGAGCTTCAACTGTGGCAGCCATCATAGTCTTCACACTCACAATTATACAAACTATTCTAGCTTTCGTAGGTGGCGTTCGTTAA
- the LOC129870026 gene encoding UPF0481 protein At3g47200-like isoform X3 has protein sequence MFTHLLEFFNLNRIEEGGKVDHLIDIEETKKCVNQIFDKMFEDLDNLSIKSCTIFKVNVGLRESNPDAYTPKMVSIGPYHKKNPQLDSMEKYKLLYLRRFLQRNEKLDVECCINELEKLKEEALKCYADVGDSDNDSHEFCRMLLLDGCFAVEFIRECSEMCPPVEEKIINIDDVICYQIVRDLMLLENQLPFFVLNKLFHMTKQDDELPLAILANDTFNYFGDMPKLTHASIIKEIECNAGNIKHLLHVVHIFSCHGNPMKKSKFGIMWHKIMPNATKLSEAGVRFAKVGYATNLFDIKFENGLMTIPYFQVEDGTETLLQNLIAYEQQSSDVQPKYFSDFATFMDYLIDSDADVTLLRQEGIIENWIGDDKEVASMFNKMRNKVRVYSNFYYNEEYINAVEHCEKPWNKMRAKVMHNFFNKAWAGASTVAAIIVFTLTIIQTILAFVGGVR, from the exons ATGTTCACTCACCTTTTggaattttttaatttgaatcgG ATAGAGGAAGGGGGGAAAGTGGATCATTTAATCGATATAGAGGAGACAAAGAAATGTGTAAAtcaaatatttgataaaatgtTTGAGGATTTGGACAATTTATCAATCAAATCATGCACAATATTCAAAGTAAACGTTGGGCTACGTGAATCAAATCCAGATGCTTATACACCAAAGATGGTAtctattggtccttaccataaGAAAAATCCTCAACTTGATTCAATGGAAAAGTATAAACTATTGTACCTACGACGATTTCTTCAACGAAATGAGAAGCTTGATGTGGAATGTTGCATTAATGAATTGGAGAAATTGAAAGAGGAAGCACTAAAGTGTTACGCTGATGTAGGAGACAGTGATAATGATAGTCATGAATTTTGCAGAATGTTATTGCTTGATGGTTGTTTTGCGGTTGAGTTTATTCGAGAGTGTTCTGAAATGTGTCCACCagtagaagaaaaaataatcaatattGATGATGTGATATGTTATCAAATAGTTAGAGACTTGATGTTACTAGAAAACCAACTTCCTTTCTTTGTCCTCAACAAGCTCTTTCACATGACAAAGCAAGATGATGAATTACCATTGGCAATATTGGCTAATgatacatttaattattttggtgACATGCCAAAATTGACTCATGCATCTATTATTAAAGAGATAGAATGCAATGCAGGAAATATCAAACATTTACTTCATGTAGTACATATATTTTCATGTCATGGGAATCCCATGAAAAAATCAAAGTTTGGGATAATGTGgcataagatcatgccaaatGCAACAAAGCTTTCTGAAGCTGGAGTTCGATTTGCAAAGGTTGGATATGCAACGAATTTATTTGATATAAAGTTCGAGAATGGATTGATGACAATACCTTATTTTCAAGTTGAAGATGGTACTGAAACGCTCCTGCAAAATCTCATTGCTTATGAGCAACAATCATCTGATGTACAACCTAAATATTTCAGTGATTTTGCAACTTTCATGGATTATCTTATTGATTCAGACGCAGATGTGACGTTGCTTCGTCAGGAAGGAATTATAGAGAATTGGATAGGAGATGACAAAGAAGTGGCTAGCATGTTCAACAAAATGAGAAATAAGGTCCGCGTTTATTCTAACTTCTATTACAATGAAGAATACATAAATGCAGTTGAACATTGTGAAAAACCATGGAACAAAATGAGGGCAAAGGTGAtgcacaatttttttaataaggcTTGGGCAGGAGCTTCAACTGTGGCAGCCATCATAGTCTTCACACTCACAATTATACAAACTATTCTAGCTTTCGTAGGTGGCGTTCGTTAA
- the LOC129870026 gene encoding UPF0481 protein At3g47200-like isoform X4 translates to MFEDLDNLSIKSCTIFKVNVGLRESNPDAYTPKMVSIGPYHKKNPQLDSMEKYKLLYLRRFLQRNEKLDVECCINELEKLKEEALKCYADVGDSDNDSHEFCRMLLLDGCFAVEFIRECSEMCPPVEEKIINIDDVICYQIVRDLMLLENQLPFFVLNKLFHMTKQDDELPLAILANDTFNYFGDMPKLTHASIIKEIECNAGNIKHLLHVVHIFSCHGNPMKKSKFGIMWHKIMPNATKLSEAGVRFAKVGYATNLFDIKFENGLMTIPYFQVEDGTETLLQNLIAYEQQSSDVQPKYFSDFATFMDYLIDSDADVTLLRQEGIIENWIGDDKEVASMFNKMRNKVRVYSNFYYNEEYINAVEHCEKPWNKMRAKVMHNFFNKAWAGASTVAAIIVFTLTIIQTILAFVGGVR, encoded by the coding sequence atgtTTGAGGATTTGGACAATTTATCAATCAAATCATGCACAATATTCAAAGTAAACGTTGGGCTACGTGAATCAAATCCAGATGCTTATACACCAAAGATGGTAtctattggtccttaccataaGAAAAATCCTCAACTTGATTCAATGGAAAAGTATAAACTATTGTACCTACGACGATTTCTTCAACGAAATGAGAAGCTTGATGTGGAATGTTGCATTAATGAATTGGAGAAATTGAAAGAGGAAGCACTAAAGTGTTACGCTGATGTAGGAGACAGTGATAATGATAGTCATGAATTTTGCAGAATGTTATTGCTTGATGGTTGTTTTGCGGTTGAGTTTATTCGAGAGTGTTCTGAAATGTGTCCACCagtagaagaaaaaataatcaatattGATGATGTGATATGTTATCAAATAGTTAGAGACTTGATGTTACTAGAAAACCAACTTCCTTTCTTTGTCCTCAACAAGCTCTTTCACATGACAAAGCAAGATGATGAATTACCATTGGCAATATTGGCTAATgatacatttaattattttggtgACATGCCAAAATTGACTCATGCATCTATTATTAAAGAGATAGAATGCAATGCAGGAAATATCAAACATTTACTTCATGTAGTACATATATTTTCATGTCATGGGAATCCCATGAAAAAATCAAAGTTTGGGATAATGTGgcataagatcatgccaaatGCAACAAAGCTTTCTGAAGCTGGAGTTCGATTTGCAAAGGTTGGATATGCAACGAATTTATTTGATATAAAGTTCGAGAATGGATTGATGACAATACCTTATTTTCAAGTTGAAGATGGTACTGAAACGCTCCTGCAAAATCTCATTGCTTATGAGCAACAATCATCTGATGTACAACCTAAATATTTCAGTGATTTTGCAACTTTCATGGATTATCTTATTGATTCAGACGCAGATGTGACGTTGCTTCGTCAGGAAGGAATTATAGAGAATTGGATAGGAGATGACAAAGAAGTGGCTAGCATGTTCAACAAAATGAGAAATAAGGTCCGCGTTTATTCTAACTTCTATTACAATGAAGAATACATAAATGCAGTTGAACATTGTGAAAAACCATGGAACAAAATGAGGGCAAAGGTGAtgcacaatttttttaataaggcTTGGGCAGGAGCTTCAACTGTGGCAGCCATCATAGTCTTCACACTCACAATTATACAAACTATTCTAGCTTTCGTAGGTGGCGTTCGTTAA